Sequence from the Kribbella aluminosa genome:
ACGCCGGGGTTGATCAGGCCCAGAGGTTTCAGGCCCAGAGGTTTCAGGCCCAGAGGTTTCAGGCCCAGGGGTCGAACGGGATCCCGGACGGCTTGGACGCGTTCAGCAGGTTGCGGAACCGATCGTCCTTGTCGGTGATCTTGATCGTGGCCGACCCGAAGTCGGCGGTCATCAGCGTGTCGCGCAACGACGTACTGGGGTAGCCGTTCCAGCCGACGAGCGGTGGGTAGCGCCAGTCGTGGTAGTGGTTCTCCGGCGGCTCGTCGTTGCTGTTGGCGAGCCGGAAGAAGTGCGTGCTGGCGCCGTCCTTGTGGTACACGATCTTCGGGTGCGAGCCGTCGAACCGGACCTGCGAGCGCGTGTAGGTGACCTGGCTGGAGTGCTGCGTGGTGGTCACGTACTCGACCTGGTTGGTGGCCTGGTTGACCCAGGAGATCACGTGCTCCCAGTCGTGCCGGTGACCGCCGAGGCTGCTGCCCGGCAGGGCCTGGTCCTTCTCGAAGTAGCTGGCGTACACGATCGCGCACCAGCCGTTGTTGCACTTCTCGCGGGAGTAGGTCTGTGAGTTGTCGAGGTCGGACTGGTCGCGGCAGTTGCCGTTCACGGCGCCGGTCGGGTTCAGGCCCGGGTTCAGCGTGCCGTCCGGTCCGATCGCGGGGGTGGCGTAGCAGCCGTCGGTGTCGTAGTCGTACGCCGGCGAGAACGACTGCTCGTACCCGTCGGCGTTCTGTGGGAGGTGCTGCGGCGGCTCGGCGTACGCCATCGCGGCCGAGGTGATCATCAGGGCTGCGGTGCCGAGGACGACGCCGAGCGTTCTTCTGGGCATGGTGCTCCTCACTTATTTCAGGGCGGTAAGGAACCTGCACACAGATCTTAGGACGAGTGAGCGGTCCGTGTGCTGAGCACGGCGAAGGCGACGATCGATACGGCGGTGAGGCAGGCGGGGACGAAGAAGACGTGTGGGAGACCGATGGCGGCGACGCCGATGCCGCCGATCGTGCCGCCGATGGCGGAGCCGAGGGGGATGGCGCTGAGGAAGATGCCGGAGGCGGTGCCGACGCCTTCGGGGTAGAGGCGTTGGGCGATCGTGACGCCGAGAGCGCCGACGCAGGCCCAGAGGCCGGCGGTCAGGGCCTGGCCGAGGAACAGGCCGGCGACCGATGTGCTGAGGGCGTACGTGATGTTGCCGGCCAGGCCCAGTACGGCGCCGGCGGTCATCGCGCGCATCGCGCCGTACCGGTCGGCGAGCCGGGCGACGACCGGGAGCAGCAGAAGTTCGAGCAGCGGCTGGATGCCGATGACGGCGCCGCGGACGGCGTCGGAGACGTGCAGCTGGTCGGCCATGTAGATCGGCAGGTAGCCGAACTTGATCGTGTCGCCGGTCATCGCGAGCACGCACACCGCGGTGAAGACCAGCAGCGGCAGCATGTGGTCGATCCGGCGCCGTTCGGTCGAGGTGTCGCGGTGCGGGTCGTCGTACCGCTCGACGCGTTGCCGGCCGAGCGGGAGCACCTGGGCGAACACACAGACAGCCGTTGCCACCAGCAACGGTCGGAGTCCGAAGACACCGCCGAACCAGCTGCCGAACACCGGTCCGAGGATCCAGCCGGTGGTGAAGGCCATCCGGATCGTCGCGATCACCCGGTTCTCGGTGCGGGTCGGGTGCCGGCTGAGTTCGTCCCGGCAGGCCGCGAACAGCTGCGCCATCGAGCCGCCGGCGACGCTCAACGCGAGCGCGCTGATCACGAACGGCATCCACACCTTGGTCGACGCCGCCATCGCGAGCCACCCGGCCGCACCGATCACCGCGCACACCCGGAACCACAGCAGCCGGTCGTGGCTCCGGTCCGACCAGCGGCCGACCAGGAATCCGGCGCGCGGAGCGGCCAGGTTCGTCACGTAGTACAGCCCGGCCACCGGCAGCGGCGTGTGCAGCTCACGGACCAGGAACAACGTCAGCTGAGGTGTCGCCGCCGACACCCCGATACCGGCGACCAGCAACGACAGGAACGCGGAGCGGTAGAACCGCGACCGAAGGACGATGCCCAGCGCGGACTCGGGGCGGTCGTGCATCCATCAGCTCCAGACGGCCTGGCTGACGGCGACGCCGAGGAAGACGCTGCCTAGCCCGGCGACGATGCTGGCGGTGACGTTGGCGACGGCAAGGAACCGCGCCCGGTCCTCGAACAGCCGGATCGTCTCGTAGGAGAACGTCGAGTAGGTCGTCAGCGCACCGCAGAACCCGGTGCCGACGAACAGCTGGACGCCGTGCGGGAACGCGTTCGACGCCCCGGCCA
This genomic interval carries:
- a CDS encoding NPP1 family protein → MPRRTLGVVLGTAALMITSAAMAYAEPPQHLPQNADGYEQSFSPAYDYDTDGCYATPAIGPDGTLNPGLNPTGAVNGNCRDQSDLDNSQTYSREKCNNGWCAIVYASYFEKDQALPGSSLGGHRHDWEHVISWVNQATNQVEYVTTTQHSSQVTYTRSQVRFDGSHPKIVYHKDGASTHFFRLANSNDEPPENHYHDWRYPPLVGWNGYPSTSLRDTLMTADFGSATIKITDKDDRFRNLLNASKPSGIPFDPWA
- a CDS encoding MFS transporter, with amino-acid sequence MHDRPESALGIVLRSRFYRSAFLSLLVAGIGVSAATPQLTLFLVRELHTPLPVAGLYYVTNLAAPRAGFLVGRWSDRSHDRLLWFRVCAVIGAAGWLAMAASTKVWMPFVISALALSVAGGSMAQLFAACRDELSRHPTRTENRVIATIRMAFTTGWILGPVFGSWFGGVFGLRPLLVATAVCVFAQVLPLGRQRVERYDDPHRDTSTERRRIDHMLPLLVFTAVCVLAMTGDTIKFGYLPIYMADQLHVSDAVRGAVIGIQPLLELLLLPVVARLADRYGAMRAMTAGAVLGLAGNITYALSTSVAGLFLGQALTAGLWACVGALGVTIAQRLYPEGVGTASGIFLSAIPLGSAIGGTIGGIGVAAIGLPHVFFVPACLTAVSIVAFAVLSTRTAHSS
- the crcB gene encoding fluoride efflux transporter CrcB, with product MTRLLLVIAGGLIGAPLRYVADRAVQARHDSMFPWGTFSVNVLGSLVLGFLAGASNAFPHGVQLFVGTGFCGALTTYSTFSYETIRLFEDRARFLAVANVTASIVAGLGSVFLGVAVSQAVWS